Part of the Candidatus Thermoplasmatota archaeon genome is shown below.
CCTGCCGGCGCGCCTGCTTCGGCGGGGGTTTATATACCCAAGCCTCCGGGCCATGGGGCGGCAGTTCGCCCGCCCAATCATATACCTTATGGCGGAACGTTTGGTCGTCATGAAGCTCGTCTGCGCCGACTGCGGCTGCCTCGTCGAGAAGGGGCTCGTGCACGAGCGGTGCACGGACCCGACCTGCTGCTGCGTGGCGCTGCCGTCGGTCCGCAAGGCGAGCGCGTGAGCCGGTCCTCACCCGCGCGTAAGCCACATTTCTTTTCCGGGGAGCGTCCATGTCGTCGGCGTGGCGGAAGATCCCGCACGTCCGATCGGATCGCAGGCAAGCGCGTGGGCCGTCTCGTACGCCCGCACGCCCGACGCCTCGCTCGCTCCCGCTCCGGCGGGCAAGGTGCGCGTCGAGCTTCTCACGGACCCGTACAGCGTCTGGTGCTGGGGCTTCGAGCCCGTCCGCCGCGCGCTCGAGCATCGGTACCCGTCGGTCGAGTTCCGTCCGCTGCTTGGCGGCATGTTCGAGCGCCTGCCCGATCCGCAGGGCATCGGCTTCGACGTCGAGCGCTTCTTCGCCGCGGTGCAGCGCACGACGGGGATGCCCATCCGCGGCGACGCGGCCACGCGCGACCGCGCGACGAGCACCTACCCGGCGTGCGTCCACGTGCACGCCGCGCGCCTGGTCGCGCCCGACCGGGAGCGGACGTACCTGCGGGCGCTGCGGGAGGCCGTGTACCTCGACGCGCGCAACGTCTCGCGGGTCGAGGTCGCCGCGGACGTCGCCGCCTCGGTGGGCATCGACGAGGACGAGTTCCGCGAGGCCGTCGCGACGGGCGAGCCCGAGCGCGAGTTCCGCGGCGCGCTTGCGGGCGTCGAGTCGCTCAACCTACGCGCCTACCCCACGCTCCTTGTCACGTGGGGGGAGCGCACCGCGCGCGTCGAAGGATTCCAGTCGCTCCCCGCGCTCCTGGGCGTCGTGCAATTCCTCACCGGAACG
Proteins encoded:
- a CDS encoding DsbA family protein codes for the protein MAEDPARPIGSQASAWAVSYARTPDASLAPAPAGKVRVELLTDPYSVWCWGFEPVRRALEHRYPSVEFRPLLGGMFERLPDPQGIGFDVERFFAAVQRTTGMPIRGDAATRDRATSTYPACVHVHAARLVAPDRERTYLRALREAVYLDARNVSRVEVAADVAASVGIDEDEFREAVATGEPEREFRGALAGVESLNLRAYPTLLVTWGERTARVEGFQSLPALLGVVQFLTGTLLVPAPPPLLAAALPAGERVATREVAEVLGVSMEDAHEQLLEALRRGDVTRERYATGDVWLRRE